Sequence from the Cydia strobilella chromosome 14, ilCydStro3.1, whole genome shotgun sequence genome:
GTAATAAAGCTTATCAGAGCCATTTGTCAACGGACAGGAATTGGATCGATCCGATTACAATGAAACTTCGCAGAATCGTCGAACATTACAATTCTAGTTATATTAATTGGAGgcattcaaataaaaatttatattgaagtgttttctttttagattttaattaaGTGCCCGTTAGTTACTTTTACGTTATACATTtacctatttcatttgtttttttagcattaaaaaTCACTTGGTTTCTACTTGTTTTGAGAACTTATAGaatccgcttggcaactacaATGCTATACCTACATTACCCAGGAAATTCGTGTTTGCTCGTTTGTGAAGTATTCTTAGAATCGTTGACTTGCTCAGTTTCAATACAAACGAACTCGTTGTTACGGACGAATGAGATTGTGTCAGATTATTCACGCTCCGTCGTACAGTCAGCTCTAGAAGTTGCCGAGGTACCTTTTAAAAATGAACTTAAAGCAACTTTTATTAGTAAGAGAATCAGTGTGCAAGTAATTTTGAATGCCACACCCGCTTAGCTGCTACTTTCGCTGCTGACTTTACAATCTCAATTCCAAACAATAGATGTGACTAACGGGGTGTCAACTATTGTAATAAGCCTGTCAAACACAAGGACGTTTGCCTTATATGTAAGTAGCTGACATTACATCACTGTTTAATGCATATGTTTAGTAGAAGCCGATTAAGGACTTGCCTTGTGCCACATTCTAGTATTGACTAATGTACGGATATTGATTAGGTACTTAGAAGTATTAGCACCACACATAGACATACAAGTGTTTGAATGACTCATAGCTTTAGTATGCGTATGTTTACTTCGGACTACATAGCTGCAGTAGGGTGTAGCGCacgtagagccagaaaccttttcgcatatccaaatgtccgcacctatcacggttcaaacgcacccacgtaccgagcaatagaattactaaataacttcttagcttcaatccaaaacgcagacatattcgcagacaagtggccgtccttacaaagtaTAGTGTTAGGATTTTTTGAAACTCTACCTCTttgtaatatcaaagatagatataactccgtaatagatggatacagtctaagaaaaaaacgtgcctcgaatatcacgaaaatttgattctcgatcagatggcgccactagttttggcctactctcgtatagagggcgttgacggtttcgtttgttatttatataatattgtcttcggttaccgcgatagttactcatgaaataaaactatgaaaacggattatatcgcgtatattgaatttataatacatcccgacgtttcgaactctttacagcgttcgtggtcaacgggtgactgaggaaaaattacaaaatgcaaaaatacccacatactaaaataatgaacaatcatagactacaaactttaaggctggttgtacatgcaaaatcggttcataaggctagttatacactataattatttttcaagtaaagatatatatatatacgcgataaaaaacgcgcttcaatatacgcgatataatccgttttcatagttttatttgttatttataatttaaacgcatatcagtgaaagaacatgggtcaagatcgtataaaaataattaatgcaaataaaaaaatcatttatccatatttaaatacattttatcgtatttttataaattttcatttttagttttaaagtgtgtcgatagatggcagtgaatttactgtgggttacgaatttactatgacagtaccgctctatcctatccTCCTATCCTCTTTGCCACGTCGAAAGCAAATAAGCTTACATGCCGCCTGATCTCACCTGCATCTCCAGGAAGGCTCATAAACACCACAATAGGTTAAGGACCTGCACTAAATATAACAACGACTTCTTGTGTAACTCCTCAATTTAAGTATCCGGGCAcagaaaggttcaaattaaatctAGAGTGAGGGTTGTTTGCGTAATCACTCTAATGACTTAATTGCAAATGCCGCGGCCCTATTTGACTTGTCAGTAACAGCCGTGCCGTAGCTATGAATTGAAACCTTGTCCTATGAATTGCACTAACGGCCTGTTTCGAACTTTAAGAGGGTAGGGGacaatcgattctccatacaaacgttcctCCCTCGATATTgacattttggaaaataaattaaaaagtggaaaaattactgccttgggtgagacttgaactcacggcctctggatcgatactccagccctcgatccagaggccgtgagttcaagtctcacccaagggagtaatttttccacttttacatttattcagacgtttctgcttgttaaaaatttattatggaaaatatttttacgtaattagttagatgtattttaatcaatcTATGTAATATTTTTCGACATTGTGATATCTTTCgattttattacaaattctctgctttgcccgaaggttgactggtagagaatgcctcatagcattaagtccgccttttgtacgattgtattttcttttgtgcaataaagattaaataaataaattataagagTAAGAAgctattaaattttttgtatgaaacctgGTTTTCGCTCATAActcttattataattaaaaaatcaaaaaaatcaaacggtccCACCGTTATATGCATAGCAATGATTAAAACACATCTAATtgtgtaaaaacattttcaataatgttaatatccagaggaaaatggggaatacgtttgtatggaaaaccggtttcgaggcggtcgttccctttcgtcttaagataagtcaaaaatttgttaaagatacgatatggatcggatatgtatctttaacaaattatattttgtatctttaacaaatttttgacgcatcttaaagttcgaatcaggccgtaagtcggacatagatagatagatagattaatttatttcttatggAAAATATTATAGTAGTCTAGTCAAATGGGTCCACTGAAATGTTTCACTGCTACACAGTGCTACGAGTACCTACTACGGCGTAGCCCGTAGCGGGCCGATTGTTATTTCGTTTGCCCGAGTTGGATAAAATTGGATATGTAGACATATTCACACATTTTGTGAcgcgaaatttttattttacttaaatagtTTTGTACATGTTCGtaaaataaatagtacctaTACGTATACGATAGAAGAATTGACTAGTAGTTACCGACACAATAACATTTAGTTTTTGTGTGTCAGTTTTAACTATGTCGTAGTCATGATACATcattaaatataacattttaaactttcgcggtttgaacacatattaaatcacatttacaaacgggtctattagcgatagacccgtttgtaaatgtgatttaatatcattaaatatgttCATAAATAGCTATATTTCATGAAGTCACTATTGGGACTCAGGTTCTTGTgataattgaccgaagcgtcagcgaaggtctccgtttcagcttggacaaaaatgctttcgtatgttttaattctcgtgaaattttctGAGTAGGTTcgatgattaaattaaatttatttgtcgatacaaatttttcaaattttcccAAATGGCGGAGTTATATAGGGGTTCGCGAGGTCTAAAGCTCACAGAGCCAATCAAACATcttacatttattcagcaaataggccacaggggcacttttacatgtcaatttttacaagcaataaaattaaccaataattacaaaaaacaattacaaatatggaatcaataaaatattagatactttgttagagaagAATAGTCAAGATGAGATAATTTAAACAGACTACATTAAACAACCAGActgctaatttttattttttaaatcacttTATACATTCCATTTCAGGTTTTTGCTTTGATAATCCCAAATTACACTTAAAAGGTTATGCTtaaattgaagaataaagactTTCACTTTCTTTTTCACTTTAAATTGATCACTTTGTATACCTGTACACATAATAAGTTGTTTACTTGCTCTTTAATGTTCTCCTTAATCCGGAATGAGGGCAATGGACTACCATCTACATAGTAATGAAGCCGAACATCTAGATTTAGTTTAAACTAGTGTTTACGCCTAATCTCCGGAATCCAGTCTTAAATAACTGTATCTTatgtatataaaatgttattgcttGAGTTTGAGTAAGTCTTaggcccacttaaatatctgCATGACAAACTTAGTTAATACTTGGGGTTACCAAGATGGCCGGCGAGATTATTCAAGTCTTCAGACTGACAAGCAGTGACACGTCTGCCATATATCGACTTTTCGTATTTTGTAATAGGTATTAAAGTGGACTATGATGGCTTCGTTATGACCTGTAATTATAGGCCCCGCCATCTCCGTTGAATTAAAACGTTGGTAAGTATCTAAGAAAAAAGTGTATACCTAATCATTTCAAAAATTTCACCTTTGTTTTAAAGGTaccttactttttagggttctgtacccaaagggtaaaaacgggaccctattactaagactccgctggccgtctgtctgtctgtcaccaggatgtatctcatgaatcgtgatagcttagacagttgaaattttcacagatgatgcatttctgttgccgctataacaaaaaaatattaaaaagtacggaaccctcggtgcgcgagtccgactcgcacttgaccggtttttgttttctactaacttctaaaacaaaaatattttctagcaAATCTCTCCGCTCCTGTCATTAACCACGTGGAATTtagtaataaaatgtaaataatccCAATAGTTAACAAGACACCGATTCGTTTTCCCGCAACGCAAAGTTCCAGGCTCGAAGCAAAGAATGTCGAAGCTATTACAAGTTGAATCAACAGTTGTTGTCGCGGCAACAAAAGCGAAAAAGTTCAGCAGCCGAAGCCGTGAAGAGAACGGGGGCGGGTTGGGGTGTAGCGGGAGTGGCAGCGGATACTCTTAATTCTTTTATGGTcacgaaaaaatattttgtagacatattgaccgggatatagaccgggattaccttttgtacatgcatcttgttcacgggtgacgggtgaaggtaatcacgatctatatcccggtcaatataagtctagtgaaactaaccgttccgtcattcaaaacttttaaaatattttgtttcaaaaaacataattaaaaacataCCACTTATGCATAAACACATGTCATTCTATTTCGGAATTTATTTTCAAGGCACGAAAAAGTCACGAGGACTTGTTGCAAGTattgtccgcgcgcgaattttaggaatgttgggcggcATGACAtgactggtgtcattttgtacgtacgggcacGGCGCACaaccccccacttcctcgacctccgaatgcatggaattggcgcgcggacaatACCTGATATTTTATACAAGTTAATCGCTCTGCGGATCAGTGTAGAGCGttgaactattattacatttatttctaCGTGTTACGTGTAGAACAGAGACACGTATTTTGCGGCATGAGtcgttattttgacaaaaaaccaTAGAAGCAGAGCGCGAATCTCGCGACCTATTTAAACCATgtcatgaattttacggcgcttacgacgctttggtcgcgtggtacaggttacGATTgcaacaatttcattgtttggtatggcttctaATAGTAATAAGTCAATGGTGTAGAGCCGTCCTGGTGCATTAGCTATTTGGCAAATACAGTTTGAAAATGTAGACTCGTGATAGCCAGTGGCATTttgaaaacctattaaaattaTAGTCTATATCACCAGTGACACCAGCGACTATGTCACCAGTGAGGCTGCAATTTTCAGTCTTCTGCCGGgccaaaaaaaatgtacccgaCTGTCACCTCATTCTCGGCACTATTGTATTGACGCAACTGTTCAAATTTCACACCCCATACATAGAGCATTTGGGCTTTTCTATGTACGGGTACAAAATAACAAACATGGCAGTAAAACGCCCCGCTGTCACCGATACCTCACCTCATCCGCAACACAATTAACATTCCTCGCCACCACTTTAATAGAATAATAAAACACGTAGTTTTACTGCGCCGCAACTAAATAGGGTGACCAGATATCCCAAATTTCTCGGCTTGTCCAGATTTTCCCAAATTTTGAtgttaaaaaaagaataattttTTATACGATTTTTCCAGTATATacaagctgttttttttttcaattacttATCCCTCAAATGGGCACATATATATGAGTAGCGGTGTTAAGTTGTAAAGACTTTTATGTCGATTTCAAATAAGTATATCCTAATTATATTACTCGCATCGCATCGCACTCTTTTGAATGTGGTTGTCCCATAAAATAGGATCAATTTATCCACGAATTAGGTGTCGACACAAACCCGAAAGGGTTTTACTGGGTTTTTCTGTACGATTATAATCtaaatgtagaaaaaaaaatacaattaggCAATCTGaaacctcatcatcatcatatcagccttttatcgcccactgctgagcataggcctctcttcgagtacgccacttatcccggtcctgagccaatctcatccagaagtgacccgcagtcttccgaatgtcgtccacccaacgagccaacggacgccaggcattcctttcgtctgaaagcggccaccattccgttaacatttcatCTGAAACCTAAAACAGGAAAACCTGGTGACCCTACCCGCAACCAGCGGCTTCAATGCTTCGATTGACTCGCCATTGTCTTTACACTAACACTGGAAATGTTTTCCCGCTTTTGTGTGAAATGAAAAGGTTTGAGACAATGCAAATTACAGTGCaatgtttgtttaaaataagttttgctTCAAGTCATTATTCTCGTACTATAGTAAAACTTGAAATACAGTAAAGGGCAATTACATGTTTTCGTTGCTCACGATTGTTTCCGGTCGTTCATTAAGTAGTGTAGTGTAGGCACATGATGTGTCGTGATTAGTGTTCGTagtgtacacacacacacacgcacacacacacacacacacacacacacacacacacacgcacacacacgcacacacacacacacacacacacacacacacacacacacacacacacacacacacgcacacacacacacacacacacacacacacacacacacacacacacacacacacacacacacacacacacacacacacacacacacacgtacgtCATGTGGCATTTAAGAAATGGAaaacacatttaaataaaacacaatagAATATCAAGGCTACGGCTCGATAAGAGAAATTATAATTCTTTGAAGTATTGTTAAATGACACATAAATGTCACACACCCTGTCAAAACCCTGCTTTTCCTAAATAAATCGTTCAGTGTTCAACCGACTTTCGTtgtgttaattaaatactaCCCTAACGCCGCACTTCATTAGtaactatttaaaatactacCCATGTTAATATTACTCTGTcactatatacctacctattcctTAGTCTAGACAACCTTCGCGTTTAACATTAATACATTAATTAGTTACATTCTAACGTTTCTTTTATTTTCCAGGTGGACAGCGACGTAGAACTAACAGAAGAAGAGAAGCGTGCCTGGCAGAGTCTGCACGGCGGCTGGGGCAAACGGGGCTGGCAGGACCTCAACTCAGCTTGGGGCAAAAGAGCTTGGCAGGACCTCAACTCCGCCTGGGGCAAGCGCGCCTGGCAAGACCTCAACTCGGCTTGGGGCAAACGAGGATGGCAAGACTTGAACTCCGCTTGGGGAAAACGTGGCTGGCAGGATTTGAATTCTGCCTGGGGTAAACGCGCCTGGGTTGATATGAACCAGCCGTGGGGCAAGCGGGCATGGCAAGATCTGAATTCCGCTTGGGGCAAACGCGCTTGGCAAGATTTGAACTCTGCTTGGGGCAAGCGGGGATGGCAGGACATGAGCTCGGCGTGGGGAAAGAGGGCACCGGTTAGTATGATTCATTTACTAATATTTCTGTCCATAACTTACCTAAGTATTAGCTTTACTAGTATGTTTAAATTTCTACtttttagatagatagatagcgtttattcgtggcaaaaaagaggaaaacacgtacataggaaacacaacataaataatataagccacgaaatggtcccgactcagcatggtgctagcctggctAGGCTAGCGCTGATCTTTAGATTTCCCGTTTGTTGTAACACTTATAGCGGAAtaccatacataaataaattgtatgcatGTCTAATTGATGACTTCAGAAATGTTGTATTTATCTTGGAGGCCAATTCAAGCTTACACTGTGACATCAAAATAATATCTTATCCTATCCGTACATGTACtgacgcgagcgagacgcacggacaactgacatcattcagatataattataatatcacaATGTAAGTTTTGGTCCATTGACCTCTTGTTAAAACATTTCGGTGTTGGCAGGAAACATGGGCAAACTTCCACGGCTCGTGGGGCAAGCGATCAGGACCCGAAACCGACTATGAGGACTTTGACGTTGAGCAAGTGGTACCGGCACAGCAGGTTAGCTCATTCATCAATTGATAATTCATTTACGATCCACTATTGTGTACTATTTTAGTATCAAGATGGCTGtactctaaataaataaaaccgctGACGAGAAAAAAAAGGAGTGTTCAACAATTTTATCTTACAAGAAACTGCTCGATAATTATAGATCTCGTACGGGTATCAACTTAATATTCTAACTAACTACACATTAATTATCAACGAAATACACTTCGAGAGAATTTAATGTACACTATCTAAGCGGTCGAAGCTATCAGCATTAGCGTCGAATGATTTTCTCGAAGTGTTTTATCAGTCCTTCTGCCATTGGCCTTGGGGAGCCCCACTAATCAATTTTCTCGTTGAATAAATAGATTGACAGCAGCGAACACATGGAAGCCCCTGAGAAGAAGGCCTGGTCGGCGCTCCACGGCGCGTGGGGCAAGCGGCCGGTCAAGCAGCCAATCACGAACAGCGGTACGTAGTGCTTTCTCGCTTGCTATCTCCCTTTCCCTCTTACAAGCACTGTACGTGTTATTAGTTCAAATTCCCAGTAGTCATTCCCTCTAGATTTTTCCTAAAAATTCGTCTTCAGATGTTTCCTCTAGAGGGAAGCGTTCATGCGTTTGTCACGAGACAAATTTAGAGCTTAGGAAACGAAATATATAGCGGTGACTTGGTAAATAAGACGTTCATAATACGGTGTAATAGATTGTGGGATTTGTGGGTGAGAAGCCAGTCAAGTAGTCAATGAAAAACTGCTTTAAATGGAGCTCTCTCGCTTACTGTCTCACTCTCTTACAGACCTCTAGTAGTAATTTCCTCCAGAGCGTATGGAGTAAAGTAGCCAATATAGTCAATTTGTTAATATAATTGAATAGTGTCCTTAGGGATATAgttagctaatttgttagctaTCTATCTGCGTAGTTCTTCATCACTGTTCGACAGAGTTAGTATACAATGTGAGGACATTTTGAGTGTTGGTGGCTCGTCACTTTCGCTCTCGATCTTTAGTTTAGGTCGACGTTATACTCGTAGTCAAATGTGGCGTGCCGCGTGTAAGATAACAGTGTAGAAACTTTACTCATCTGCCACTTACACGCCTCTTAAAACTCCTGGTTGGGATCTTGAGAGgttacctacataataaacAAGCAAAATGGAATAACAATGGTGTAGGTAATTGTAGTATATTCAGAGATTTGATAACATTTAACttaatacatttataatataaatcatAAGAAATTATTTGTCGTCATTTTGTCTAGTTTAAAAAAGGAGAAAAAGTAATAACAATCAAAAGCtcacaaattaaatataatgtaaaatacAATATGGTAGCTGAATGGCTGGAAACTTTGccactttaaatataaaacaaaaattaatagaCGTCTGAGAAATTGACAATACTTTTATTCGTCTAGGGGCTTTCACCTTTCAACAACCTTTCATGAAATAGATCCGCCACTGAGCATGCACGTCGGTTCTAGAGTCACATTTTCATCCGTCCCCCTTCCATCTTTTCTCTTCTCTTCATCTTGTAATACATAATCATCTTATCTAAATGATATTGTGGTTTTCAATATCATTACGATAGAGAAGAACTAATCAAAATATACttcaactagcgacccgccccacagtgggctggatggctcgaaaagaggacattcgcacttttttcagaaaatcattttttaaaaaatgctatccaatagataattatatgaggaacaataaatgtggtatacatttttgcgaaataaggcatattgacagcagaaaaaaataaagtctgttttttttgtatgggacccaaaaataggtatcttgtttctcagaaactattagaggtcccgtcttctacctttcaagactttgtttttctacttttatagagtaagaaacgataagcagattttctattcaggtgctgtttttttttttagtccagtaaaagttaacacattttcgattttttcgtttatgtcttttttgggatgccacaatattttttgatagtttaattctataatattaataacaagtTACAGATGCGacgatttttactttttttttttgggaaacagttGATTTTGGTTCAAATTTGTTGTTAGTTATTTACAACTCAATCATTTTATGGAAGACGAAATA
This genomic interval carries:
- the LOC134747328 gene encoding prothoracicostatic peptides-like isoform X1, with the translated sequence MRWCVAALWLWALATTLLTTLAAAAPDSHPDSTQVDSDVELTEEEKRAWQSLHGGWGKRGWQDLNSAWGKRAWQDLNSAWGKRAWQDLNSAWGKRGWQDLNSAWGKRGWQDLNSAWGKRAWVDMNQPWGKRAWQDLNSAWGKRAWQDLNSAWGKRGWQDMSSAWGKRAPETWANFHGSWGKRSGPETDYEDFDVEQVVPAQQIDSSEHMEAPEKKAWSALHGAWGKRPVKQPITNSGAYYWKREPGWTNLRGMWGKRSVDAGDHESSATRDEA
- the LOC134747328 gene encoding prothoracicostatic peptide-like isoform X2, coding for MRWCVAALWLWALATTLLTTLAAAAPDSHPDSTQVDSDVELTEEEKRAWQSLHGGWGKRGWQDLNSAWGKRAWQDLNSAWGKRAWQDLNSAWGKRGWQDLNSAWGKRGWQDLNSAWGKRAWVDMNQPWGKRAWQDLNSAWGKRAWQDLNSAWGKRGWQDMSSAWGKRAPETWANFHGSWGKRSGPETDYEDFDVEQVVPAQQIDSSEHMEAPEKKAWSALHGAWGKRPVKQPITNSESSATRDEA